The Perca fluviatilis chromosome 2, GENO_Pfluv_1.0, whole genome shotgun sequence genome includes a region encoding these proteins:
- the LOC120553280 gene encoding olfactory receptor 52E8-like — MFYTNVTRITNFFILGFPGLSQEYYGPVSALLLVLFLAIAVGNIFILVFVRCERSLHKPTYLIFCHLALTDLTFGTVTLPKIISKYWFDDSTISFYGCFVQMYFVHFLGASHSFILMVMALDRFIAICVPLRYTALFTNNTVSVLCGISWILPMSGIVGVVVDALRLPYCNSNIITHCFCDHIAITVLGCENVREVQVVAFGMAMFSLMLPLGFVIFSYFVIIVAVMRMTSSNSSRMLALSTCLPQILITFLYYMPRCFVYLANFVGFTFSVPVRIVVVMLYSILPAAINPLIYCFKTKDIKEHLKKKLVTRKINSSTTTG; from the coding sequence ATGTTCTACACTAATGTAACAAGGATTACAAATTTCTTCATCCTGGGATTTCCTGGACTTTCACAGGAGTATTATGGACCTGTGTCAGCCCTGCTTTTGGTTCTCTTCTTGGCTATAGCTGtaggaaatatttttattttagtgtttGTTAGATGTGAGAGGTCTCTTCACAAACCCACATATCTGATATTTTGCCACTTGGCACTAACTGACTTAACGTTTGGGACTGTTACTCTGCCAAAGATTATATCAAAATATTGGTTTGATGACAGTACTATTTCATTTTATGGATGCTTTGTACAAATGTACTTTGTTCATTTTTTGGGGGCGTCTCATTCTTTCATCCTGATGGTGATGGCCCTTGATCGCTTTATTGCAATTTGTGTTCCACTGCGTTACACAGCTCTTTTCACAAACAACACTGTTTCTGTGCTTTGTGGAATATCATGGATTTTGCCAATGTCAGGGATAGTGGGTGTAGTTGTAGATGCTCTGAGATTGCCATACTGTAATTCAAACATAATTACACATTGCTTTTGTGACCATATAGCAATAACAGTGCTTGGATGTGAGAACGTACGAGAAGTTCAGGTAGTTGCATTTGGTATGGCCATGTTCAGTTTGATGTTGCCTCTGGGTTTTGTCATCTTCTCTTATTTTGTCATCATTGTTGCAGTTATGAGAATGACCAGTTCTAATAGCAGTCGCATGTTGGCTCTGTCTACCTGCTTGCCACAGATTCTCATCACATTTCTCTATTACATGCCAAGATGTTTTGTGTACCTGGCAAATTTTGTGGGATTTACATTCAGTGTCCCAGTTCGCATAGTTGTTGTAATGCTGTACAGTATTTTACCTGCTGCTATTAACCCATTAATATACTGTTTCAAAACCAAGGATATCAAAGAACACTTGAAAAAGAAATTAGTTACTAGGAAAATTAATAGCAGTACAACAACTGGATAA